ACGTCCAAGCGTAAGGAGAATAGGAACAGGTATCTGGCAGTGTAGAAAATGCGGCTATACTTTTGCTGGCGGCACATTCCTGCCTCAGACACCTGTAGGCCTTACAGTTGCCCGCTCTGTAAAGAAGGCGACAGAGATCCTGGAGTGAGTGATAACAACTATGGGATACAAGTGCACGCGCTGCAAAAAAATAGTAGAGATAAATTATAGGGCTCTCGGTATACGCTGTGACTATTGTGGCCACCGTATACTTGTCAAAGAAAGGCCTACCTCTATTAAAAGAATAAAGGCTGAGTAAGAAGTATGCTAATTACTTCTTCTCGCAAACCTTCAATAAATACCAGGTCCCTATGCAAAAATCTTGCCTCATTTTTCCATTGTGAGAATATTAACCGTGGCAAGATGGGAATGGGCGAAGTGCTTTCCCTGGTAGAAGGTGATCCTGGACCATTATTGATAGTAGGGGAATACCACGGGAATCCTGGAAGTTTGATCTTCTATACACCAGATGGCAGAGAACTGCTTTCTATTAGGACAAGTGTAACTACTGTAAAGAAGCTTCAGAAAAAGGTGTCTCCCAAAATACTGCCTGTAGCAACCGGACATGGCGATATTGCACCTATCCTGGCGAAGATACTTGCAATACAATTAGTTGATGAACCTTCTTCTCCTTTAGTATTGGAAATATCAGATGATCAACTCGATTTTTTCTATGAAGGCCAGGAACTGTTCAGGTTGAACATTAAAACTATCCGTTAGGTGATCTATTGGAAGCAACTGCAGAATCCGTTTTTGAAACGGATAGAGCATTTCTCATTTACAGGTCTCTGATGCCCGAAATAGAAACAACGGTCACTGAGCGGTCAGAAATATCTTTGCAGGTAATGGGAGATAAACTTACATTGAAAGTGATCGCATCAGACCTGATATCTCTGCGTGCCACAATGAATACATGGCTGCGCCTGATACAGGTAGCATATGAAGTATTGCATACCAGTATGGAATTGCAGTCCAGTTAGAGAAACATTAAAATCATTTAAGGTTAATTCAGATTCAGGTGAAACCACATGAGTACACAAATACCCCCTCAAGTACAAAACCAGATTGCTCAGTTGCAGCAGGTTCAACAGCAAGCACAATCACTTTCCATTCAGAAATCTCAGATGGAAACCCTGCAGAAAGAATCTGAACTGGCTCTTGAGGAACTTGAAAAGCTTCCTGACGATGCTATAATATACAGGGCAGTAGGTGACCTGCAGATCAGATCTGAAAAACAGGAAACTGTTTTGAAGCTTAAAGAAAAAATAGAAACTTTATCTTTAAGGGTCCAATCCATTTCAAGACAGGAAGAGCGCATTTCAAAACGCTTTAGTCAACTGCAGGAACAAATACAGCAGGCAATGGGTCAGCAGGCACAGTAAGTGTCCTACCCTGTCCTCCTCTCTCTCCCCCCCCTCTCTGCTTTAATGCTAATACTAGTTATTTAAGTGATGAGTAGAGGTTTCGATGCAGGTTGATGAAGTAGAGTTCTATAATCGCCTTCTGGACTTCAATAAGATATTATATTTGTGCCACCGGAATGCTGATCCGGATGCAGTTAGCAGTGCATTTGCACTGGCTGAAGCACTTGGCGGAACTGTAGGGCTTGTAGATGGCTATAATAAAATGGCAGCATTGCTCATCGACAAACTGGGAATAGATGTTGTTGATAAGCCCGATCCTTCTGAATACGATATTACTCTGATTGTCGATACATCTACCAGTTCACAGCTTAATGATATCAAGCTTGGGAAGTATTGCGTGATAGATCATCACTCCACAACCGCCCTTACAGAGAATGCCGAATTCTATTTGCACCGCAATGCTACATCCACAGCTGAGATTGTCTTTGATATCCTCAGATGTATGGATGCTCCTATAATGAGGCGCACAGCACTGGGTCTGCTTACAGGCATAGTAACAGACACCGGGCATTTTAAACATGCAACCGCTGAAACTTTCCATAACGTGGCGGAGATCGTCATTACCAGCGGAGTGGAATATGCCGACGTGCTGGAAATGATGACTGCAACCCCCCAGGATATATCCATGAGGATAGCCATGCTTAAATGTGTCACCAGGGCCACGATCGAGAGGATAGATGATTGGCTTGTGGTTTGTTCACATGTGAACTCCTTTGGTGGTGCAGCATCTTCCATGTTCCTGAATATAGGTGCAGATGTGGCTTTCATTGGGACTGAAAGGGATAACACGATCCGGGTGAGCGGACGTGCCAAAAGGGAAGCTGTGAATGCAGGGGTCAACCTGGGAAAAATAATGGAAAATATAAGTCTCAGGTATGAAGGTACTGGTGGAGGCCATGCAGGAGCAGCCGGGATAGATGTAGTGGCAGATTTGAATGAAGTACTGAATGAATGCAAGGAGCGCGTCAGGATGATACTGGAAAATAAACCTAATCCGTCCATCAGCGAATTCTTCTGATACCCATATGTTATACAGAGGCGAATATATGATCGAATACTGGAATCCTCTTACCGAAAGAATGCCCACTGAGGAACTGAACAAACTACAGGAAGAGAAACTGAAAAGTATAGTAAGATACGTCTATCAGCATTCTGATTTTTACAGGAAGAGGTTCGATGAAGCGGGAATAAAACCCGATGATATCAAAACCCTTGCAGATGTCACAAAATTACCATTTACATATAAGAAGGACTTGAGAGACACTTATCCCACCGGGATGTTCTGTGTGCCGAATGAACAGCTTGTTCGTTTCCATGTATCTTCAGGTACAACGGGAAAACCTACTGTAGTAGGATACACTAAGAATGATGTAGACGAATGGGCTACATCGCTTGCAAGAGCTATGACCTCTATAGGCATCGGGCGCGGGGATATAATTCAGATAAGTTATGGTTATGGCCTCTTCACGGGAGGACTTGGCCTGCATTATGGTGCTGAAGAAGTGGGCTCTACAGTATTGCCTACAAGTTCCGGGAACACGGAAAAACAAATAGAGCTCATGCAGGACCTGGGTACTACAGCCATGGCATGTACTCCATCCTATTTCCTCTTTATGGCAGAGGTTGCCAGGAGTATGGGAGTGAGCATAAGGGATGACACTAAGCTCAAAATTGGGATATTTGGAGCTGAACCCTGGTCGCAGCAGATGCGTGCAAGGATCGAAGAAACTACGGGTATCAAAGCTTATGACGTATTTGGGACTTCGGAACTAAGTGGCCCTCTTTTCACTGAGTGTACCTATCAGGATGGTATCCATATTTGGGCTGACCAGTTCTTGGTAGAGGTAGTCGACCCCAAGACCGGGGAATCTTTGCCTGACGGAGAAAGAGGAGAACTGGTTATCACAACCCTTGCCAAGGAAGCACTTCCACTAATACGATATCGCATCGGGGACAACACTGTGCTTAACAGGGAACCCTGCGGGTGTGGCAGAACCCATCCACGTATCATGCGTATACTTGGCCGTGTGGACGATATGCTTATTATAAGAGGCATCAATGTTTTCCCTGGCCAGATAGAGTCTGTGCTCATGAACATTCCGGAAGTAGGAGAACACTTCCAGATCATAGTTGACAGAATAAATGAGCTTGATGTGATGAAAATACAGATAGAGATGACCGACGCTGCCTTCAGTGACAAGGTGAAAGATATAATAAAACTTGAAGACAAAGTTGCTTCAGCTTTACATAAAGTATTGAACCTTGCAGTGAAAGTCGAACTTGTGGAACACGGAAGTCTCCCAAGATCAATGGGGAAATCCAAG
This DNA window, taken from Methanomethylovorans hollandica DSM 15978, encodes the following:
- a CDS encoding phenylacetate--CoA ligase family protein, with amino-acid sequence MIEYWNPLTERMPTEELNKLQEEKLKSIVRYVYQHSDFYRKRFDEAGIKPDDIKTLADVTKLPFTYKKDLRDTYPTGMFCVPNEQLVRFHVSSGTTGKPTVVGYTKNDVDEWATSLARAMTSIGIGRGDIIQISYGYGLFTGGLGLHYGAEEVGSTVLPTSSGNTEKQIELMQDLGTTAMACTPSYFLFMAEVARSMGVSIRDDTKLKIGIFGAEPWSQQMRARIEETTGIKAYDVFGTSELSGPLFTECTYQDGIHIWADQFLVEVVDPKTGESLPDGERGELVITTLAKEALPLIRYRIGDNTVLNREPCGCGRTHPRIMRILGRVDDMLIIRGINVFPGQIESVLMNIPEVGEHFQIIVDRINELDVMKIQIEMTDAAFSDKVKDIIKLEDKVASALHKVLNLAVKVELVEHGSLPRSMGKSKKVIDNRKL
- a CDS encoding KEOPS complex subunit Pcc1 → MEATAESVFETDRAFLIYRSLMPEIETTVTERSEISLQVMGDKLTLKVIASDLISLRATMNTWLRLIQVAYEVLHTSMELQSS
- a CDS encoding DNA-directed RNA polymerase subunit P; this translates as MGYKCTRCKKIVEINYRALGIRCDYCGHRILVKERPTSIKRIKAE
- a CDS encoding 50S ribosomal protein L37ae — translated: MAKKYSRKGRVTRSAGRFGVRYGRKDRKLVADLEEKMRMPHTCAKCARPSVRRIGTGIWQCRKCGYTFAGGTFLPQTPVGLTVARSVKKATEILE
- a CDS encoding prefoldin subunit beta, whose product is MSTQIPPQVQNQIAQLQQVQQQAQSLSIQKSQMETLQKESELALEELEKLPDDAIIYRAVGDLQIRSEKQETVLKLKEKIETLSLRVQSISRQEERISKRFSQLQEQIQQAMGQQAQ
- a CDS encoding DHH family phosphoesterase, which encodes MQVDEVEFYNRLLDFNKILYLCHRNADPDAVSSAFALAEALGGTVGLVDGYNKMAALLIDKLGIDVVDKPDPSEYDITLIVDTSTSSQLNDIKLGKYCVIDHHSTTALTENAEFYLHRNATSTAEIVFDILRCMDAPIMRRTALGLLTGIVTDTGHFKHATAETFHNVAEIVITSGVEYADVLEMMTATPQDISMRIAMLKCVTRATIERIDDWLVVCSHVNSFGGAASSMFLNIGADVAFIGTERDNTIRVSGRAKREAVNAGVNLGKIMENISLRYEGTGGGHAGAAGIDVVADLNEVLNECKERVRMILENKPNPSISEFF